A window from Leptothermofonsia sichuanensis E412 encodes these proteins:
- a CDS encoding phycobilisome rod-core linker polypeptide, whose translation MALWIEAESVELRANATDAELQTVIRAAYRQVLGNAHVLDTQRLVSAESQLRNGAISVREFVRAIAQSDQYRSRFFESSSPYRFIELNFKHLLGRAPQDQAEIAEHVQIYNSQGYEAEINSYIDSEEYKLAFGENVVPFARGNRTQPGMKNVGFNRTFALMRGFAANDVGKSARLISDIGSNLPTKIVAPAGGSGASGNTAKRFRITASKASYGPRVSQGTTTFEVEYSQLSQRIQNIHKTGGKILSITEVA comes from the coding sequence ATGGCACTTTGGATTGAAGCTGAATCAGTTGAATTGCGCGCTAACGCCACCGATGCAGAACTGCAAACCGTAATTCGAGCAGCCTATCGTCAGGTTTTGGGGAATGCTCATGTATTGGATACTCAACGACTCGTCAGTGCGGAATCTCAGTTGCGGAATGGTGCAATTTCGGTGAGGGAATTTGTCCGGGCGATCGCTCAATCTGACCAGTACCGTTCTCGCTTTTTTGAAAGCTCCTCCCCCTACCGTTTTATTGAATTGAACTTTAAGCATCTGCTCGGTCGTGCCCCTCAAGATCAGGCTGAAATTGCAGAGCATGTCCAGATTTATAACAGCCAGGGCTACGAAGCAGAGATTAACTCCTACATTGACAGCGAGGAATATAAGCTGGCATTTGGCGAAAATGTTGTGCCCTTTGCCCGTGGCAACCGCACTCAACCAGGCATGAAGAATGTTGGGTTCAATCGCACATTTGCCCTGATGCGAGGCTTCGCTGCCAATGATGTGGGCAAATCAGCCCGATTAATTAGTGATATTGGTAGTAATTTACCAACTAAAATTGTCGCTCCGGCGGGGGGAAGTGGCGCTTCTGGCAATACAGCTAAGCGATTTCGGATCACGGCTTCTAAAGCCAGCTACGGTCCCCGTGTCAGTCAGGGTACCACTACATTTGAGGTGGAATACAGCCAGTTGTCTCAACGAATTCAAAATATTCACAAGACGGGTGGCAAAATTCTCAGCATCACTGAGGTGGCTTAG
- a CDS encoding HEAT repeat domain-containing protein, which produces MPPLEMSIEALFQQLKHPNPYLRDQAMWELAENRDETTIPRLMSILDETDTNYRRAAVKALGAIGPEAVPPLVQALLHSDNVTVRGSAAKALAQVAINYPDEPFPAEGLQGLKTALNDPNPVVHIATVMALGEIGPPAVDLLIEALQTTDNPALATSIVNALGSIGDPRGIEALTALIQAESTDSYVRESATSALARLEMTTSLQRREP; this is translated from the coding sequence ATGCCACCCCTTGAAATGTCAATCGAAGCCCTTTTCCAGCAGCTCAAACATCCCAACCCATACCTGCGCGACCAGGCAATGTGGGAACTGGCTGAAAATCGGGATGAAACAACCATTCCCCGACTGATGAGTATTCTGGATGAAACCGATACAAACTACCGACGGGCAGCCGTGAAAGCATTGGGAGCGATTGGTCCAGAGGCAGTTCCTCCCCTGGTTCAGGCATTACTCCATAGCGATAATGTCACGGTGCGCGGCAGCGCTGCCAAAGCCCTGGCGCAGGTGGCAATTAACTATCCAGATGAGCCGTTTCCTGCCGAAGGATTGCAGGGGTTGAAAACGGCTCTGAATGATCCGAATCCTGTAGTCCATATCGCTACTGTGATGGCATTGGGGGAAATTGGGCCTCCAGCGGTAGACCTCTTGATTGAGGCTCTGCAAACAACCGATAATCCGGCACTGGCAACATCTATTGTCAATGCTCTGGGATCGATCGGTGATCCGCGGGGAATAGAAGCACTCACCGCGTTGATTCAGGCGGAGTCAACGGATTCCTACGTGCGGGAGTCTGCCACCAGTGCATTGGCGCGTCTGGAAATGACCACATCGTTGCAAAGGAGGGAACCCTGA
- a CDS encoding HEAT repeat domain-containing protein, producing MDKRFLKLFNLTEDQAIALLDTPQSQISENDSRYIAASHLVNFPTQRSINALMRAVQQTDPVLENQIVRRKSVEALGRLQAVEALPVIRACLKEPDIYTVENAVWAIGEIGTQDPEILEEIARLLDQPKQTYRVIIHTLAKLNYQPALERIRCFVDSPDPPIASAAIAAVCRLTGDNSGMDKVVALLQHPNVLARRLSIQDLIDAQYYSAIPDIARCPVSLVFRLRGIRMLGEAGISAGAIPFERIRPYLEQTLRDHPDDLNLVHDYDQMPTLDFLIQELYETDFGRCYRATKTILDHYAAEAPTALFTTYAREAISDYGAHFHVVKLFGWLKHLPAYSLLIEALHNTQPQFQKSRAAAAIALAELGDQRAIPELKACLDTKIWDLKYAALLALEQLGDPSGYAQVTQDDDWLIQEKAKSKSAVSLSF from the coding sequence ATGGATAAGCGCTTTCTCAAGCTTTTTAATCTCACAGAAGATCAGGCGATCGCCCTGTTAGATACCCCCCAGAGCCAGATCAGCGAGAATGATTCGCGCTATATTGCAGCTTCTCATTTAGTGAACTTTCCCACCCAGCGATCAATTAACGCCTTGATGCGGGCTGTGCAACAAACCGATCCAGTCCTGGAAAACCAGATTGTGCGGCGCAAATCAGTGGAAGCGTTGGGGCGGCTACAAGCGGTGGAAGCCTTGCCTGTCATCCGTGCCTGTCTCAAGGAGCCAGATATCTATACTGTCGAAAATGCCGTCTGGGCAATTGGAGAAATTGGGACCCAGGATCCTGAGATTCTGGAAGAGATTGCCCGGTTGCTTGACCAGCCGAAGCAAACTTACCGGGTGATCATTCACACCCTGGCAAAGCTAAACTATCAACCTGCTCTGGAGCGAATTCGCTGTTTTGTCGATAGCCCCGATCCACCAATAGCAAGTGCGGCGATTGCAGCCGTTTGTCGCCTGACAGGAGACAATTCTGGAATGGATAAAGTTGTCGCTTTGCTACAGCACCCTAACGTGCTGGCACGGCGCCTGTCAATCCAGGATTTGATCGATGCTCAGTATTACAGCGCGATTCCCGATATTGCCCGTTGCCCGGTATCGTTAGTATTTCGACTGCGGGGCATCCGGATGCTGGGAGAAGCGGGAATTTCTGCGGGAGCCATCCCATTTGAAAGGATTCGACCATACCTGGAACAAACTTTGCGTGACCATCCAGATGATTTAAATCTGGTTCACGACTATGACCAGATGCCTACTCTGGACTTTCTGATTCAAGAATTGTACGAAACTGATTTTGGTCGATGCTACCGGGCGACGAAAACTATCCTGGATCATTATGCGGCTGAAGCCCCCACAGCTCTTTTCACCACCTATGCCAGGGAAGCAATCAGTGACTATGGTGCCCACTTCCACGTGGTCAAGCTGTTCGGCTGGTTGAAACACCTCCCAGCCTATAGTCTGCTAATTGAAGCATTGCACAATACCCAACCTCAATTTCAAAAGTCTCGTGCAGCGGCGGCGATCGCCCTGGCTGAATTAGGCGATCAACGAGCAATCCCAGAACTGAAAGCCTGTTTGGATACGAAGATTTGGGACTTGAAATATGCAGCCTTGCTGGCACTGGAACAATTGGGTGACCCCAGCGGTTACGCCCAGGTTACCCAGGATGACGACTGGTTAATTCAGGAAAAAGCAAAATCAAAATCTGCGGTGTCCCTTTCTTTCTAA
- the cpeA gene encoding globin family protein: MKSVVTTVIAAADAAGRFPSTSDLEAVQGSIQRAAARLEAAEKLAANLDNVAKEAYDACIKKYPYLNNPGEANSTDTFKAKCARDIKHYLRLIQYSLVVGGTGPLDEWGIAGQREVYRALGLPTAPYVEALSFARNRGCAPRDMSAQALTEYNALLDYAINSLS; the protein is encoded by the coding sequence ATGAAATCTGTTGTTACTACTGTTATCGCTGCTGCTGATGCGGCTGGTCGTTTTCCCAGCACTTCTGATCTGGAAGCTGTTCAGGGTTCCATTCAGCGGGCTGCTGCTCGGTTAGAAGCAGCAGAAAAGCTTGCGGCTAACCTCGACAACGTTGCTAAAGAAGCTTACGATGCCTGCATCAAAAAGTACCCCTACCTGAACAACCCTGGGGAAGCAAACTCCACCGACACATTCAAAGCAAAGTGTGCTCGTGACATCAAGCACTACCTGCGATTGATTCAATACAGCCTGGTAGTTGGTGGTACGGGTCCTCTGGATGAATGGGGTATTGCAGGTCAGCGTGAAGTTTATCGCGCTCTGGGTCTTCCCACCGCTCCTTACGTTGAAGCGCTCAGCTTTGCTCGTAATCGTGGCTGCGCTCCCCGTGACATGTCTGCTCAGGCGCTGACCGAGTACAATGCACTGCTTGACTACGCCATTAACTCTCTGTCCTGA
- the cpeB gene encoding globin family protein: MLDAFSRAVVSADASTSVVSDINALKAFVANGNRRLDAVNAIASNASCMVSDAVAGMICENQGLIQAGGNCYPNRRMAACLRDAEIILRYVTYALLAGDASVLDDRCLNGLKETYAALGVPSTSTVRAVQIMKAQAAAHIKDTPSEARAGAKLRKMGTPVVEDRCASLVAEASSYFDRVIAALS, from the coding sequence ATGCTTGACGCGTTTTCCAGAGCTGTAGTTTCAGCCGATGCGAGTACCTCTGTCGTCAGTGACATCAATGCCCTGAAGGCATTTGTTGCTAACGGTAATCGCCGTCTGGATGCTGTGAATGCAATTGCTAGCAACGCTAGCTGTATGGTTTCTGATGCCGTTGCCGGAATGATTTGCGAAAACCAGGGTTTAATTCAAGCAGGTGGTAACTGCTATCCAAACCGCCGCATGGCTGCTTGCCTGCGTGATGCTGAAATCATCCTGCGCTATGTCACCTACGCGCTGCTGGCGGGTGATGCTTCTGTTCTGGACGATCGCTGCCTGAATGGTCTGAAGGAGACCTATGCTGCTCTGGGTGTACCCTCCACCTCGACTGTGCGTGCTGTCCAAATCATGAAAGCTCAGGCGGCAGCTCACATCAAGGACACCCCCAGCGAAGCTCGCGCAGGTGCTAAGCTGCGTAAAATGGGAACCCCAGTTGTAGAAGATCGGTGTGCCAGCCTGGTTGCTGAAGCATCCAGCTATTTCGATCGCGTCATTGCTGCACTGAGCTAG
- a CDS encoding fatty acid desaturase, with translation MTATTILPDDLPPSLLVSRLRLKDILKTLPQECFQKDMRKAWLSALMSLLMVSLGYLGLTIAPWFLLPILWIFTGTALTGFFVVGHDCGHRSFAKRQWVNDLVGHLVMLPLIYPFHSWRILHNHHHKHTNKMDVDNAWQPFRPEFYARLGWMGQWGYQALRGRLWWVGSIAHWAGLHFNPANFEAKDRAKVWLSVGAVLVFAAIAFPSLIATTGIWGFVKFWLLPWLVFHFWMSTFTLVHHTVPEIDFQEPEQWDAAKAQLSGTVHCEYPAWVEFLCHHINVHVPHHLSTAIPSYNLRMAHRSLQENWGSYLYEREFSWALMKEITDYCHLYHPERNYQTFQEFHQKGAAR, from the coding sequence ATGACAGCCACAACAATACTGCCCGACGATTTGCCACCCAGTCTGCTGGTTTCCAGGCTCCGGTTGAAGGACATTCTGAAAACTCTGCCTCAAGAGTGTTTTCAGAAAGACATGCGTAAAGCATGGCTATCAGCGCTGATGAGTCTATTGATGGTTAGCTTAGGATACCTCGGTCTGACTATCGCTCCCTGGTTTTTGCTACCCATCCTCTGGATCTTTACCGGAACTGCACTAACTGGTTTTTTTGTAGTAGGGCATGATTGTGGACACCGCTCATTTGCCAAACGGCAGTGGGTCAATGATCTGGTTGGGCATCTTGTGATGTTGCCGCTGATCTATCCATTCCATAGCTGGCGGATTCTACACAATCACCATCACAAGCACACCAATAAGATGGATGTGGACAATGCCTGGCAGCCGTTTAGACCAGAATTTTATGCACGTCTGGGATGGATGGGGCAATGGGGCTATCAGGCATTGAGGGGACGGCTCTGGTGGGTCGGGTCGATTGCCCATTGGGCTGGATTGCATTTCAACCCAGCAAATTTTGAGGCAAAGGATCGGGCAAAAGTCTGGCTATCCGTTGGAGCAGTGCTGGTGTTTGCGGCGATCGCTTTTCCGTCTCTAATTGCCACAACTGGAATTTGGGGCTTTGTCAAATTCTGGCTCTTACCCTGGTTGGTTTTTCATTTTTGGATGAGCACCTTCACCCTGGTTCACCACACGGTTCCTGAAATTGACTTTCAAGAACCAGAGCAATGGGATGCGGCAAAAGCCCAGCTATCAGGAACAGTACATTGCGAATACCCTGCCTGGGTTGAGTTTCTTTGTCATCATATTAATGTGCATGTGCCGCACCATCTCTCTACCGCCATTCCATCCTATAACCTGCGTATGGCACACCGCAGTCTCCAGGAAAATTGGGGTAGTTATCTGTACGAGCGTGAGTTCTCCTGGGCTTTAATGAAAGAAATCACAGATTATTGTCATCTCTATCACCCTGAACGAAACTATCAAACATTCCAGGAGTTTCATCAGAAAGGAGCCGCCAGGTAA
- a CDS encoding DUF6464 family protein: MEPNSLPTEVFLTHPRRSLGSVWLDWAPQPGAYLNLEGATYAVLERRHRYQLKAGRYRLHKISLYVQAAQPPSERSIVDGRWVLGELSCRFNARSELIRCAVNPEGPCGGCRYYEQIHNISG, translated from the coding sequence ATGGAGCCAAATTCTTTGCCGACGGAGGTGTTCTTGACCCACCCCCGGCGATCGCTGGGTAGCGTTTGGTTAGACTGGGCACCTCAGCCCGGTGCCTACCTTAATTTGGAAGGGGCGACCTATGCTGTGCTGGAGCGTCGTCATCGCTATCAGTTAAAGGCAGGGCGGTACCGCCTGCACAAAATTTCGCTGTATGTGCAGGCGGCTCAGCCTCCTTCTGAACGGAGCATAGTTGATGGGCGCTGGGTTTTGGGAGAACTGAGTTGCCGGTTTAATGCCCGTTCCGAACTGATCCGGTGTGCCGTCAACCCCGAGGGACCCTGTGGTGGTTGTCGCTACTATGAGCAGATTCACAATATCAGCGGATAA
- the fmt gene encoding methionyl-tRNA formyltransferase, with translation MNLVFFGTPEFAVPSLERLLAHPAFNLLAVVTQPDKRRGRGNQLIPSPVKAVAIAHQVPVWQPARVKKDALTLDKLRAVGADAFVVVAYGQILSQEILDMPRLGCINAHGSILPQYRGAAPIQWSLYHGETETGITTMLMDAGMDTGPMLMEARISVSLLENFYELAARLAEVAADLLVETLLKLEQRAIHPVPQDNNRATYAPLIKKEDYELDWKREAIALHNQIRGFYPNCVTTFRQEPMKIIATAPLGPAYWTDLPSDIQKLEKDWSTLVAKSAQPGEVITLIKGLGPIVQTGNGLLLLREIQLPGKRPQSGWDFANGTHLSPGEVFGANGQD, from the coding sequence ATGAACCTTGTTTTTTTCGGCACCCCTGAGTTCGCAGTTCCCAGCTTAGAGCGCCTTCTGGCCCACCCGGCGTTCAACCTGCTGGCCGTTGTAACTCAGCCAGACAAACGCCGGGGACGGGGCAATCAGCTTATCCCTTCACCAGTCAAAGCAGTCGCGATCGCCCATCAGGTGCCCGTCTGGCAACCAGCGCGTGTAAAGAAAGATGCCCTCACCCTGGATAAGTTGCGGGCCGTTGGGGCAGATGCATTTGTTGTGGTTGCCTATGGGCAAATTCTTTCCCAGGAAATCCTGGACATGCCCCGGTTGGGGTGTATCAATGCCCACGGCTCAATTTTGCCCCAATACCGGGGTGCCGCTCCGATTCAGTGGAGTCTCTATCATGGCGAAACGGAAACCGGAATCACCACAATGTTGATGGATGCCGGGATGGATACGGGACCCATGTTAATGGAGGCTCGGATATCGGTTTCTCTGCTGGAAAACTTTTACGAGTTAGCCGCAAGATTGGCGGAGGTGGCTGCCGATTTACTGGTCGAAACGTTATTAAAACTGGAGCAACGGGCAATTCATCCTGTGCCCCAGGACAATAATCGGGCAACCTATGCGCCACTGATCAAAAAGGAAGATTATGAACTGGACTGGAAGCGGGAAGCGATCGCCCTCCATAACCAGATCCGTGGTTTTTACCCCAATTGCGTCACCACTTTCCGTCAGGAACCCATGAAAATCATTGCCACTGCCCCGCTCGGACCAGCCTATTGGACCGATCTACCTTCAGACATTCAGAAATTAGAAAAAGACTGGTCTACACTGGTGGCTAAATCCGCCCAGCCCGGCGAAGTCATTACCCTGATCAAGGGCTTAGGACCGATTGTACAAACTGGGAATGGATTGCTATTACTGAGGGAAATTCAGCTACCCGGGAAACGCCCTCAGTCTGGCTGGGATTTTGCTAATGGGACCCATCTCTCCCCCGGAGAGGTTTTTGGTGCAAATGGTCAGGATTGA
- a CDS encoding DUF4335 domain-containing protein has product MTIQRQYRLPNCTLLLEGLGDLSMMGQSDARPLMSVLINAECHLPGQEKPLTGGRDFLESLVTAVSRYAQEILSGVHDFNYPKQHPLLVQLERVDSNYHRLSVLPEGATPGSGIAAQLTRQVTLTTVQLFDLVEAVDQLFADTQTLPDLSLNLKPLPRRVVRGSSEVVAKQAVPAAIGISSVALAAIAIFALPVPKVTQPTCLRPGDRDCPTTTDTQTSPTASPSPAAGSSPTPTPQANTSPSPTPAPNPAALEAVLTNSPEITDAREIQALQENLRKQINAAWTTRDAVTQDLVYHVGVGKNGKIVGYKAVNQAALTNTDKTPLLTLLDFPAQGGSRPASEPIAEYKVVFTPSGVAEVAPWKEAMATPINKTAGGTEITDNARLEKLLEQLQNQIFDNLKGLKSPYESELVYRVRVNQDGSIIDYKPDNPPAYNYVQETPFRTLGRPADEGGGTLDTPHAIFKVVLKPGGAVEISPWRGWQPE; this is encoded by the coding sequence ATGACTATTCAGCGACAATATCGCCTACCAAACTGTACCCTTTTGCTTGAGGGATTGGGTGATCTTTCCATGATGGGTCAGTCGGATGCCCGTCCCCTGATGTCGGTACTGATTAATGCAGAGTGTCACCTGCCGGGGCAGGAGAAGCCTTTAACTGGTGGGCGCGACTTTTTAGAAAGCCTGGTTACCGCGGTCAGCCGCTATGCTCAGGAAATTTTGAGCGGTGTGCATGATTTCAACTATCCCAAACAACATCCGTTGCTGGTGCAGCTAGAACGGGTTGACAGCAATTATCACCGCCTGAGTGTTTTACCTGAAGGGGCAACCCCTGGTTCTGGAATTGCAGCTCAACTGACCCGACAGGTCACCCTGACTACAGTGCAGCTATTTGATCTGGTTGAAGCCGTTGATCAGTTGTTTGCCGATACCCAAACCCTGCCTGATCTGTCCTTAAACCTGAAACCTCTACCCAGGCGTGTTGTCCGTGGCAGTAGTGAAGTGGTCGCGAAACAGGCGGTTCCGGCAGCGATCGGGATTTCGAGTGTGGCTCTGGCGGCGATCGCCATTTTTGCCTTACCCGTTCCCAAAGTCACTCAACCTACCTGTCTGCGGCCCGGTGACCGGGACTGCCCGACCACGACCGACACCCAGACTTCTCCCACTGCCAGTCCTTCTCCGGCTGCCGGTAGCTCACCCACTCCCACGCCTCAAGCCAATACCAGTCCTTCCCCCACCCCTGCCCCAAATCCAGCCGCACTGGAAGCGGTGTTGACCAATTCGCCTGAAATCACAGATGCCAGGGAAATTCAGGCTCTCCAGGAGAATCTGCGGAAACAAATTAATGCGGCCTGGACTACCCGCGATGCAGTTACTCAGGATCTGGTTTACCATGTCGGCGTCGGTAAGAATGGGAAAATCGTGGGCTATAAAGCCGTGAATCAGGCAGCTTTAACCAATACCGACAAAACTCCTCTGCTTACCCTGCTGGACTTTCCTGCCCAGGGTGGTAGCCGCCCGGCATCGGAACCCATCGCCGAATATAAGGTGGTCTTTACTCCCAGCGGCGTTGCAGAAGTTGCACCCTGGAAGGAGGCAATGGCAACTCCCATTAACAAAACCGCCGGGGGGACTGAAATCACTGACAATGCCCGGTTAGAGAAGCTCCTGGAGCAGCTTCAGAACCAGATTTTTGACAACTTGAAAGGCCTCAAGTCTCCCTATGAGTCTGAACTGGTCTATCGAGTACGGGTCAATCAAGACGGCAGCATCATTGACTACAAACCGGATAACCCGCCAGCCTACAATTATGTCCAGGAAACCCCCTTCCGAACCCTGGGCAGACCAGCAGACGAAGGGGGTGGAACCCTTGACACCCCCCACGCCATTTTCAAGGTTGTTCTTAAACCAGGTGGTGCTGTGGAGATCAGTCCCTGGAGAGGGTGGCAACCCGAGTAA
- a CDS encoding DUF3038 domain-containing protein — translation MQSNELPAQSTPLILDSLPSLSIPDNSCPRRAMTQIDLMLLAIEALDLSGSEAILLMAHELELQGIIKNRVVLWRLRSTNPLRRNHQRRSLTIAEAKALVVVGCYLARRLTVLIRQLLLAYQQLSDKQLSMEHHFRLQEYLERFRAHFRSRMNPRRAAVAAYNSDEKLNELALKLLTQLLFCTGTYGMQRFWISLFDGEVA, via the coding sequence ATGCAGTCAAACGAATTACCTGCCCAGTCAACCCCGTTGATCCTTGATAGTTTGCCCAGTCTGTCGATCCCGGATAACTCTTGCCCTCGACGGGCAATGACGCAGATTGACCTGATGCTACTGGCGATCGAGGCATTAGATCTGAGTGGTTCAGAAGCCATTTTGTTGATGGCGCACGAACTGGAACTTCAAGGAATTATTAAAAATCGGGTCGTTTTGTGGCGGCTTCGCAGTACCAATCCTCTTCGGCGTAACCATCAGCGGCGATCGCTGACCATAGCAGAGGCGAAGGCACTGGTGGTGGTGGGCTGTTATCTGGCCCGGCGACTCACTGTCCTCATTCGCCAACTGTTGCTGGCATACCAGCAATTGAGCGATAAACAGCTTTCAATGGAGCATCACTTCCGTTTACAGGAATATCTGGAGCGGTTTCGTGCCCATTTCAGATCTCGCATGAACCCGCGCCGGGCAGCGGTTGCGGCTTATAACTCAGATGAAAAGCTGAACGAATTGGCCCTGAAACTACTGACTCAACTGCTATTTTGTACGGGCACCTATGGGATGCAGCGGTTTTGGATCAGCTTGTTTGATGGAGAGGTGGCATGA
- the psbP gene encoding photosystem II reaction center PsbP has product MLKRLLATLFLVFALSLQGCVSPVSGLKSYVDSTDGYQFLYPNGWVPVKVSNVKSGADVVFHDIIEQSENVSVVINPVSGGKQLTELGSPGEVGYQLGKTAIAPPGSGREAELINAESREFGDKTYYTLEYAVKVNGQERHNLASVAVSRGKLYTFNASTTEDRWGKMQDMLKQVISSFSVY; this is encoded by the coding sequence ATGCTCAAACGATTGTTAGCAACCCTGTTCCTGGTGTTTGCGTTGAGTCTACAAGGTTGTGTTTCTCCCGTCAGTGGCTTGAAAAGCTACGTGGACAGCACAGACGGATACCAATTTCTGTACCCGAATGGCTGGGTGCCAGTAAAAGTCAGCAATGTCAAAAGTGGAGCAGATGTAGTATTCCACGACATTATTGAGCAAAGTGAAAATGTCAGCGTGGTGATTAATCCTGTATCGGGAGGAAAGCAGTTGACCGAGCTAGGTAGCCCTGGCGAGGTTGGCTACCAACTTGGGAAAACAGCGATCGCCCCTCCTGGCTCTGGACGTGAAGCCGAATTAATCAATGCCGAGTCCCGTGAGTTTGGCGACAAAACCTACTACACCCTGGAATATGCCGTGAAAGTCAACGGGCAGGAACGGCACAATCTGGCAAGTGTTGCGGTAAGCCGGGGAAAACTTTACACCTTCAATGCTTCCACTACAGAAGATCGATGGGGCAAAATGCAGGATATGTTGAAACAGGTGATCAGTTCGTTCTCGGTTTACTAA
- a CDS encoding Maf family protein has translation MGIPRFILASASPARRRLLQSVGIEPVVQPSNFDESQIQLSDPAELVQMLAQRKAETVAVQVSTSTSPTLVMGCDSLLAIQGEIHGKPANPEEAIARWQLMRGKIGELYTGHALIEIGKTDEASEIGNQELKTGEEDSALNQPWGNSNAVHSPAFRAVLVRCQMTRVHFADMSDRQIEAYVTTGEPLNCAGCFALEGKGGLFVERLEGCHSNVIGLSLPLLRHMLDELGFHVTDFWQSEL, from the coding sequence ATGGGCATCCCTCGATTTATTCTTGCGTCTGCTTCTCCAGCACGGCGGCGACTGCTGCAATCTGTGGGCATTGAGCCAGTGGTCCAACCGAGCAATTTTGATGAATCTCAGATCCAGCTATCTGACCCGGCGGAACTGGTGCAGATGCTGGCACAGCGGAAGGCAGAAACTGTGGCAGTGCAGGTATCAACTTCAACCTCTCCAACATTAGTAATGGGGTGTGACTCATTACTGGCCATCCAGGGTGAAATTCATGGGAAACCCGCCAATCCAGAGGAAGCGATCGCCCGCTGGCAGTTGATGCGTGGAAAAATTGGGGAACTCTACACAGGCCATGCATTGATCGAGATTGGGAAGACGGATGAGGCATCTGAAATCGGGAATCAGGAATTAAAGACTGGTGAAGAAGATTCAGCCCTCAACCAACCCTGGGGAAACAGCAACGCTGTACATTCCCCCGCCTTTAGAGCCGTGCTGGTGCGTTGCCAGATGACACGGGTGCATTTTGCGGACATGAGCGATCGCCAGATTGAGGCTTATGTAACCACTGGGGAACCCCTCAACTGCGCTGGATGCTTTGCCCTGGAAGGAAAAGGTGGGTTGTTTGTAGAGAGGTTAGAAGGGTGCCACAGTAACGTGATTGGACTCAGTCTTCCTCTACTGCGCCATATGCTGGATGAACTTGGATTCCACGTAACCGATTTCTGGCAGTCAGAACTTTAA